A DNA window from Rhineura floridana isolate rRhiFlo1 chromosome 11, rRhiFlo1.hap2, whole genome shotgun sequence contains the following coding sequences:
- the LOC133366333 gene encoding LOW QUALITY PROTEIN: gasdermin-D-like (The sequence of the model RefSeq protein was modified relative to this genomic sequence to represent the inferred CDS: deleted 2 bases in 1 codon) has protein sequence MFKRLAKQLIQELDSERRLIPVTSLAHTDSFRPLSLVTKEQSRLPWHTRKYSPSPFKLADVLVEGATMEIELKHSAPLLFSANTCHKSGARLNLMIQSAEVDVGGLSLTCLSASPVSVRKSYVDIRDLWRTGMSISILQQLYPKLHFYVVTEAFEIMEPLLIEETAQAGGKGEVNAAEILKIKGLNTRAKKKSMLIPRGTVLAYAVEKLQTYEEELVVFSQQLPATLVSSLTYDAFQDELGSSLAGISQDTERTENQDLWGPVNNICSSVQDLDYLLETTLEKKKMAQQLEMMDGVLEWILFVDEGSNFTDCSLTNEEDDLTNEMLQICRLGLETEKDSITCLWNSEAHLELAALYSSLYALQILTR, from the exons ATGTTTAAGAGGCTGGCCAAGCAACTTATACAAGAGCTGGACTCAGAAAGGAGACTGATTCCTGTGACTAGCCTGGCACACACTGATAGTTTCCGGCCCCTCTCTCTGGTGACAAAAGAGCAATCCAGGTTGCCTTGGCATACACGGAAGTATTCCCCAAGCCCTTTCAAGCTGGCAGATGTACTTGTGGAAGGAGCAACGATGGAAATAG AGCTGAAACATTCTGCACCACTTCTGTTCTCCGCAAACACGTGCCACAAGTCAGGAGCAAGACTGAACCTTATGATACAGTCTGCAGAGGTGGATGTTGGTGGCTTGAGCTTGACTTGTTTGTCTGCCTCTCCAGTATCTGTGAGGAAAAGCTATGTGGACATCAGAGACCTGTG GAGAACGGGGATGTCCATCAGCATTCTCCAGCAACTCTATCCTAAGCTGCATTTCTATGTTGTGACTGAGGCCTTTGAGATCATGGAACCACTTCTGATTGAGGAGACTGCCCAAGCAGGAGGCAAGGGAGAGGTTAATGCGGCAGAGATATTGAAgataaag GGCCTGAACACAAGAGCAAAAAAGAAGTCCATGCTAATTCCCCGAGGCACAGTGCTGGCCTATGCGGTTGAGAAGCTCCAAACCTATGAGGAAGAGCTGG ttgtgttctcccAGCAGCTTCCAGCAACATTGGTTTCCTCGCTCACGTATGATG CATTCCAGGATGAGCTGGGATCCTCCCTTGCAG GGATTTCCCAAGACACGGAGAGAACAGAAAATCAAGATCTCTGGGGACCAGTGAACAACATTTGCTCTTCTGTACAAG ATTTGGACTAC CTGCTGGAAACAACCTTGGAGAAGAAGAAAATGGCCCAACAGCTGGAGATG ATGGATGGCGTTTTGGAGTGGATTCTTTTTGTTGATGAAGGTAGTAATTTCACTGATTGTTCCCTGACAAATGAAGAAGATGATCTGACTAATGAGATGCTGCAAATCTGTCGGCTAGGTTTAGAAACTGAGAAAGACTCCATCACCTGTCTATGGAACAGTGAAGCACATTTGGAACTGGCTGCTCTGTACTCCAGCTTGTATGCCCTGCAGATCCTAACCAGATGA